The sequence below is a genomic window from Paenibacillus silvisoli.
TTCCGTCGTCGCGGCGGCAATCGAGGTCTGGTTTGTTTCGTAAAACTATTAGGAGGTACGGATACACTTGTCTAAGAAGAACAACCAGGATAAGCTGCTTATATTCGCGCTAGGCGGCGTCGGTGAAATCGGGAAAAACATGTACGTTATTCAATATGGAAATGATATCGTCGTAGTTGACGCCGGTCTGAAATTCCCGGAAGAAGATATGCTCGGAATCGATATTGTCATCCCGGACATTACGTATTTGACAGAGAATCGCGATAAAGTAAGAGGGATTTTGATTACGCACGGCCACGAGGATCACATCGGCGGCTTGCCATACGTGCTGAAGCATCTGAATGTGCCGATCTACGGCACGAAGCTCACGCTTGGCCTGATCGAAGGCAAGCTGAAAGAAGCGGGTCTGCTGGGCGAGACGAAACGGATCCTGATCAACGCGGATACGGAAATTCAGCTCGGCTCCATGAAAGCATCGTTCTTCAGAACGAACCACAGTATTCCGGATTCGGTCGGCGTTTGCTTGGATACGCCTGAAGGCCTCGTCGTTCATACAGGCGACTTCAAATTCGACCACACGCCGGTTAACAATCAATATGCGGACCTGCAGCGTATGGCAGGCATCGGCGCTCGCGGCGTTCTGGCCCTGCTGTCGGACAGCACGAACGCGGAGCGCGCAGGCTTCACGCCGTCGGAGAGCATGATCGGCGTCGAGCTTGAGGATATTTTCCGCAAGGCAACCCAACGCGTCGTCGTCGCGACTTTCGCATCGAACGTACACCGTATTCAGCAAGTCGTGAACGCGGCTATTGCGACTAAACGGAAAATCGCCGTAGTCGGCCGCAGCATGGTCAATGTCGTGTCGGTCGCTTCGGAACTGGGCTACTTGAACATTCCGGAAGGCACGATTATCGAGCCGGAAGAAATCAACAAAATGGCCGCTGACCGCGTTGCCGTTCTATCGACAGGCAGCCAAGGCGAGCCGATGTCCGCACTGACGCGCATGGCGCGTTCGACTCACCGCAAGGTTGATATTTTGCCGGGCGATACGGTTATTATCGCGGCGACTCCGATTCCGGGCAATGAGCGTTACGTTGGCCGTA
It includes:
- a CDS encoding ribonuclease J, with product MSKKNNQDKLLIFALGGVGEIGKNMYVIQYGNDIVVVDAGLKFPEEDMLGIDIVIPDITYLTENRDKVRGILITHGHEDHIGGLPYVLKHLNVPIYGTKLTLGLIEGKLKEAGLLGETKRILINADTEIQLGSMKASFFRTNHSIPDSVGVCLDTPEGLVVHTGDFKFDHTPVNNQYADLQRMAGIGARGVLALLSDSTNAERAGFTPSESMIGVELEDIFRKATQRVVVATFASNVHRIQQVVNAAIATKRKIAVVGRSMVNVVSVASELGYLNIPEGTIIEPEEINKMAADRVAVLSTGSQGEPMSALTRMARSTHRKVDILPGDTVIIAATPIPGNERYVGRTVDELFRLGANVIYGPGSVSGVHVSGHGSQEELKLMLNLIRPKYFIPIHGEYRMLRQHALLGESVGIERENIFVIDNGDTVEFQNGVARKGSKVPAGNVLIDGLGVGDVGNIVLRDRKLLSQDGILVVVVTLSKQDGAILSGPDIISRGFVYVRESEGLLEEANRIVTSTLHKLMNDKVNEWASLKTNVKDALGRFLYEQTRRRPMILPIIMEV